A region of Pyxidicoccus parkwaysis DNA encodes the following proteins:
- the rpoC gene encoding DNA-directed RNA polymerase subunit beta' — protein MKDIFNFFEKPKDPLSFNAIRIALASPDKIRQWSHGEVKKPETINYRTFKPERDGLFCARIFGPVKDYECNCGKYKRMKHRGVVCEKCGVEVIQSKVRRERLGHITLATPVAHIWFLKSLPSRIGNLLDITLKELEKVLYCESYIVLDPKATPLQRGELISEEKMHRLFQEHGEDSFTAGMGGEAVREMLKALDVEKLSEELRKDMRETSSEAKRKKYAKRLKVAEAFRISGNKPEWMMLDVIPVIPPDLRPLVPLDGGRFATSDLNDLYRRVINRNNRLKRLQELNAPDIIIRNEKRMLQEAVDALFDNGRRGKTITGPNKRPLKSLSDMLKGKQGRFRQNLLGKRVDYSGRSVIVVGPELRLHQCGLPKIMALELFKPFIYNKLEEKGYVTTIKSAKKMVEKERPEVWDILEDVIREHPVLLNRAPTLHRLGMQAFEPVLIEGKAIQLHPLVCAAFNADFDGDQMAVHVPLSIEAQMEARVLMMSTNNILSPANGKPIIVPTQDMVLGIYYMTRAREFANGEGRIFSSPDEVRAAYDHGEVHLQAKIVCRIDGKRKETTVGRVLLWEVVPRRVGFDAINKVLDKKSLGGLIDLCYRLTGEKETVLLADRVRSLGYYNATRAGISIALKDMIIPAKKQEFLDYARKEVSEIENQYLEGLITDGERYNKVIDIWAEVTEKVAQEMMQQISGEETTGEKDGKKETRKQPSFNPIYIMADSGARGSAQQIRQLAGMRGLMAKPSGEIIETPITANFREGLSVLQYFISTHGARKGLADTALKTANSGYLTRRLVDVAQDAIINEYDCGTMDGLFIGALVEGGEIIEPLGERILGRVALDDILDPVTGEVLVRANEEIDEDRVRRIENSGLDKVKIRSVLTCQAKRGICVECYGRDLARGRKVSVGEAVGVIAAQSIGEPGTQLTMRTFHIGGAATRRAEQSSLENRYAGTVKFAGLITVQKMDGTLVAMNRNGELVVVDDSGRERERYQVIYGARILVKETQRIEAGTLLAEWDPFAIPLLTEVGGVVRYEDIIEGVTMSETLDEVTGLSRKTIIESKDPEARPRVTIRDANGNVKDLPSSRNPASYFLPQGSIITVNDSDEIHPGEVIAKVPRETTKTKDITGGLPRVAELFEARKPKDAAAIAEIDGVVSFGKDTKGKRKLIITPEVNGEQRTDLAKEYLISKGKNISVHSGDRVKAGEAMMDGAANPHDILKVLGEKELARYLVDEVQEVYRLQGVKINDKHIETIVRQMLRRVRVTDVGDTNFLVDEQVEKWVFEEENEKVMSEGKRPAVGEPLLLGITKASLSTESFISASSFQETTKVLTEAAINGKVDYLRGLKENVIMGRLIPAGTGLPNYKHLDIEVANPIDEVNEMEAALAATHGDGPLTPPPSRPEGTQTTGAA, from the coding sequence GTGAAGGACATTTTCAACTTCTTCGAGAAGCCCAAGGACCCGCTGTCGTTCAACGCCATCCGCATCGCACTGGCGTCGCCCGACAAGATCCGCCAGTGGTCCCATGGCGAGGTGAAGAAGCCCGAGACGATCAACTACCGCACGTTCAAGCCCGAGCGTGACGGCCTCTTCTGCGCCCGCATCTTCGGGCCGGTGAAGGACTACGAGTGCAACTGCGGCAAGTACAAGCGCATGAAGCACCGTGGCGTGGTGTGCGAGAAGTGCGGCGTCGAGGTCATCCAGTCCAAGGTGCGCCGTGAGCGCCTGGGCCACATCACCCTGGCCACGCCGGTGGCCCACATCTGGTTCCTCAAGTCGCTGCCGAGCCGCATCGGCAACCTGCTCGACATCACCCTGAAGGAGCTGGAGAAGGTCCTCTACTGCGAGAGCTACATCGTCCTCGACCCGAAGGCGACGCCGCTGCAGCGCGGCGAGCTCATCAGCGAGGAGAAGATGCACCGGCTCTTCCAGGAGCACGGTGAGGACTCGTTCACCGCGGGCATGGGCGGCGAGGCCGTCCGCGAGATGCTCAAGGCGCTGGACGTGGAGAAGCTCTCCGAGGAGCTCCGCAAGGACATGCGGGAGACCTCCAGCGAGGCCAAGCGGAAGAAGTACGCCAAGCGCCTGAAGGTGGCCGAGGCCTTCCGCATCTCCGGCAACAAGCCCGAGTGGATGATGCTGGACGTGATTCCGGTGATTCCGCCGGACCTGCGCCCGCTGGTTCCCCTCGACGGCGGCCGCTTCGCCACGTCCGACCTGAACGACCTGTACCGCCGCGTCATCAACCGGAACAACCGCCTCAAGCGGCTCCAGGAGCTGAACGCGCCGGACATCATCATCCGCAACGAGAAGCGGATGCTCCAGGAGGCCGTGGACGCGCTGTTCGACAACGGCCGCCGCGGGAAGACCATCACCGGCCCCAACAAGCGGCCGCTGAAGTCGCTGTCGGACATGCTCAAGGGCAAGCAGGGCCGGTTCCGCCAGAACCTGCTCGGCAAGCGCGTGGACTACTCGGGCCGCTCCGTCATCGTGGTGGGCCCCGAGCTGCGCCTGCACCAGTGCGGCCTGCCGAAGATCATGGCCCTCGAGCTGTTCAAGCCGTTCATCTACAACAAGCTCGAAGAGAAGGGCTACGTCACCACCATCAAGTCCGCGAAGAAGATGGTGGAGAAGGAGCGTCCCGAGGTCTGGGACATCCTCGAGGACGTCATCCGCGAGCACCCGGTGCTCCTCAACCGCGCGCCCACGCTGCACCGCCTGGGCATGCAGGCCTTCGAGCCCGTCCTGATTGAGGGCAAGGCCATCCAGCTCCACCCGCTGGTGTGCGCCGCCTTCAACGCGGACTTCGACGGCGACCAGATGGCCGTGCACGTGCCGCTCTCCATCGAGGCTCAGATGGAGGCCCGCGTGCTGATGATGTCCACCAACAACATCCTCAGCCCCGCGAACGGCAAGCCCATCATCGTCCCGACGCAGGACATGGTGCTCGGCATCTACTACATGACCCGCGCCCGTGAGTTCGCCAACGGCGAGGGCCGCATCTTCTCGTCCCCGGACGAGGTGCGCGCCGCGTACGACCACGGCGAGGTGCACCTGCAGGCGAAGATCGTCTGCCGCATCGACGGCAAGCGGAAGGAGACCACGGTCGGCCGCGTGCTGCTGTGGGAAGTCGTTCCGCGCCGCGTGGGCTTCGACGCCATCAACAAGGTGCTGGACAAGAAGTCGCTCGGCGGCCTCATCGACCTCTGCTACCGCCTCACCGGCGAGAAGGAGACGGTGCTGCTGGCCGACCGCGTCCGCAGCCTCGGCTACTACAACGCCACCCGCGCCGGCATCTCCATCGCGCTCAAGGACATGATCATCCCTGCGAAGAAGCAGGAGTTCCTGGACTACGCGCGCAAGGAAGTGTCGGAGATCGAGAACCAGTACCTCGAGGGCCTCATCACCGACGGTGAGCGCTACAACAAGGTCATCGATATCTGGGCCGAGGTGACGGAGAAGGTCGCCCAGGAGATGATGCAGCAGATCTCCGGCGAGGAGACGACGGGCGAGAAGGACGGCAAGAAGGAGACGCGCAAGCAGCCGTCGTTCAACCCCATCTACATCATGGCCGACTCGGGTGCGCGTGGTAGCGCCCAGCAGATCCGCCAGCTGGCGGGTATGCGCGGCCTGATGGCGAAGCCGTCCGGCGAAATCATCGAGACGCCCATCACGGCCAACTTCCGTGAAGGCCTCTCCGTGCTCCAGTACTTCATCTCCACGCACGGCGCTCGTAAGGGCCTCGCGGACACGGCGCTCAAGACGGCCAACTCCGGTTACCTCACCCGCCGTCTCGTGGACGTGGCGCAGGACGCCATCATCAACGAGTACGACTGCGGCACCATGGACGGCCTCTTCATCGGCGCCCTGGTGGAGGGCGGCGAAATCATCGAGCCGCTCGGCGAGCGCATCCTGGGCCGCGTGGCCCTGGATGACATCCTCGACCCCGTCACGGGCGAGGTGCTGGTGCGCGCCAACGAGGAGATCGACGAGGACCGCGTCCGCCGCATCGAGAACAGCGGCCTGGACAAGGTGAAGATCCGCTCGGTGCTCACGTGCCAGGCCAAGCGCGGCATCTGCGTGGAGTGCTACGGCCGTGACCTGGCCCGCGGCCGCAAGGTGTCCGTGGGTGAGGCGGTCGGCGTCATCGCGGCGCAGTCCATCGGCGAGCCGGGTACCCAGCTCACGATGCGCACCTTCCACATCGGTGGTGCGGCGACGCGGCGCGCGGAGCAGTCCAGCCTGGAGAACCGCTACGCGGGTACCGTGAAGTTCGCGGGCCTCATCACCGTGCAGAAGATGGACGGCACGCTGGTGGCCATGAACCGCAACGGCGAGCTCGTCGTGGTGGACGACTCGGGCCGCGAGCGCGAGCGCTACCAGGTCATCTACGGCGCCCGCATCCTCGTGAAGGAGACCCAGCGCATCGAGGCGGGCACGCTCCTGGCCGAGTGGGACCCGTTCGCCATTCCGCTGCTCACCGAGGTCGGTGGTGTCGTCCGGTACGAGGACATCATCGAAGGCGTGACGATGTCCGAGACGCTCGACGAGGTCACCGGCCTGTCCCGGAAGACCATCATCGAGTCCAAGGACCCGGAGGCGCGCCCGCGCGTCACCATCCGCGACGCCAACGGCAACGTGAAGGACCTGCCCAGCTCCCGCAACCCGGCGAGCTACTTCCTGCCGCAGGGCTCCATCATCACCGTCAACGACAGCGATGAAATCCACCCGGGCGAGGTCATCGCCAAGGTGCCGCGCGAGACGACGAAGACCAAGGACATCACGGGCGGTCTGCCCCGCGTGGCCGAGCTCTTCGAGGCGCGCAAGCCGAAGGACGCGGCGGCGATTGCCGAAATCGACGGCGTGGTGTCGTTCGGCAAGGACACCAAGGGCAAGCGCAAGCTCATCATCACCCCCGAGGTGAATGGCGAGCAGCGCACCGACCTGGCCAAGGAGTACCTCATCTCCAAGGGCAAGAACATCAGCGTCCACTCCGGCGACCGCGTGAAGGCCGGCGAGGCGATGATGGACGGCGCGGCCAACCCGCACGACATCCTCAAGGTGCTCGGCGAGAAGGAGCTGGCCCGCTACCTGGTGGATGAAGTGCAGGAGGTCTACCGACTCCAGGGCGTGAAGATCAACGACAAGCACATCGAGACCATCGTGCGGCAGATGCTGCGCCGCGTGCGCGTCACCGATGTGGGCGACACCAACTTCCTCGTCGACGAGCAGGTCGAGAAGTGGGTGTTCGAGGAGGAGAACGAGAAGGTCATGTCCGAGGGCAAGCGTCCCGCCGTGGGCGAGCCGCTGCTGCTCGGCATCACCAAGGCCTCGCTCTCCACCGAGTCGTTCATCTCGGCGTCGTCCTTCCAGGAGACCACCAAGGTGCTCACCGAGGCCGCCATCAACGGCAAGGTGGACTACCTGCGCGGCCTCAAGGAGAACGTCATCATGGGCCGGCTCATCCCCGCCGGCACGGGCCTGCCGAACTACAAGCACCTCGACATCGAGGTGGCCAACCCCATCGACGAGGTCAACGAGATGGAGGCCGCCCTCGCCGCCACGCACGGCGACGGCCCCCTGACGCCTCCGCCCTCCCGCCCCGAGGGCACCCAGACGACCGGCGCCGCCTAG